One Fibrobacterota bacterium genomic region harbors:
- a CDS encoding DUF3108 domain-containing protein has product MAGLLPAAFLASLLFLLVAAASPTPAPATIRKPAKPGHADTLAALRDSLRSPTDTLPKPLRNLGQKALRVPEKLLFNVIWGGWSFRWVTAGQATLELLPADVPGAWEIRSLAWCNGFFQTFYPVRDTVVSRIDSRGIYPLKFEKHLHEGGYKASLSAAYDQARHTVTTQDTSFPIEPFTHDVLSAFYFIRTQRLVEGDTLELAAVSGKKKYSLKVLCHGRETIEVPAGKFKTLVVEPVLKEDGLFKAKGKLTIWVTDDEAHVPVKMQSKIPVGSIKAELVSMPKGQ; this is encoded by the coding sequence ATGGCAGGGCTTCTCCCCGCCGCCTTTCTCGCCAGCCTCCTATTTCTCCTGGTCGCCGCCGCTTCGCCGACCCCCGCTCCCGCCACCATTCGCAAACCCGCCAAACCGGGTCATGCCGATACTCTCGCCGCCCTTAGGGATTCCCTCCGCTCTCCTACGGATACCTTGCCTAAACCCTTGCGGAATCTGGGCCAGAAGGCTCTCCGGGTCCCGGAAAAACTTCTCTTCAACGTTATTTGGGGGGGCTGGAGCTTCCGTTGGGTGACCGCAGGACAAGCGACCCTGGAACTGCTTCCCGCCGACGTCCCCGGGGCCTGGGAAATCCGCTCTTTGGCATGGTGCAATGGATTCTTCCAAACCTTCTATCCGGTGCGGGACACCGTGGTTTCCCGCATCGATAGCCGCGGCATATACCCTTTGAAGTTCGAAAAGCATCTCCACGAAGGCGGATACAAGGCGTCCCTCTCGGCCGCGTATGATCAAGCCCGGCATACGGTTACCACCCAGGATACGTCCTTCCCCATCGAGCCGTTCACCCATGATGTGCTTTCGGCCTTCTACTTCATCCGGACCCAACGTCTGGTGGAGGGGGACACCCTGGAATTGGCCGCCGTTTCCGGCAAAAAGAAGTACAGTCTTAAGGTCCTCTGCCATGGCCGCGAGACCATCGAAGTACCGGCCGGCAAGTTCAAGACCTTGGTCGTCGAGCCCGTCCTCAAGGAAGACGGCCTCTTCAAGGCCAAGGGCAAACTCACCATCTGGGTTACCGATGACGAGGCGCACGTCCCCGTGAAGATGCAAAGCAAGATCCCGGTCGGGTCGATCAAAGCGGAATTAGTGTCGATGCCTAAAGGGCAATAA